From one Streptomyces mobaraensis genomic stretch:
- a CDS encoding alpha/beta fold hydrolase: MILDHHQAPVRTGRAAVNGTSLHYRTAGSGPAVVLLHGVPKTGYHWRHLVPKLTPHHTVVVPDLRGLGDSARPADGYDSATMSDDIAALMARLGHDTYSVIGEDWGAVIGYQLAARHRAHARALVFAEALFPGFGFEDHTALTRENVGAGMHFWHLGFYFQPDVPEMLIAGRERELITYMIKNERSHPDTATPDAIEEYVRCYSMPGGIRAMLAIYRAMLVDAEQNRQAARNKLDIPVLALGGSAFIGDRNESQMRLFAHDVTGHVFDAGHDLAEEVPDEMADVVLPFLAAHG; encoded by the coding sequence ATGATCCTCGACCATCACCAGGCGCCCGTCCGCACGGGCCGTGCCGCCGTCAACGGGACGAGCCTGCACTACCGGACGGCCGGATCCGGCCCGGCGGTCGTGCTGCTGCACGGCGTACCGAAGACCGGCTACCACTGGCGGCACCTCGTCCCCAAGCTGACGCCGCACCACACCGTCGTCGTCCCCGACCTCCGCGGCCTCGGCGACTCCGCCCGTCCCGCGGACGGCTACGACTCCGCGACGATGAGCGACGACATCGCCGCGCTGATGGCCCGCCTCGGGCACGACACCTACAGCGTGATCGGAGAGGACTGGGGCGCCGTGATCGGCTACCAGCTGGCCGCCCGGCACCGCGCTCACGCGCGCGCCCTGGTCTTCGCCGAAGCGCTGTTCCCCGGGTTCGGCTTCGAGGACCACACGGCACTCACGCGCGAGAACGTCGGGGCCGGCATGCACTTCTGGCACCTGGGCTTCTACTTCCAGCCGGACGTGCCCGAGATGCTCATCGCCGGACGCGAACGCGAACTGATCACCTACATGATCAAGAACGAGCGCAGCCACCCCGACACCGCCACCCCCGACGCGATCGAGGAGTACGTGCGCTGCTACTCCATGCCCGGCGGAATCCGCGCGATGCTGGCGATCTACCGGGCGATGCTCGTCGACGCCGAGCAGAACCGGCAGGCGGCCCGGAACAAGCTGGACATCCCGGTGCTGGCCCTCGGCGGTTCGGCCTTCATCGGCGACCGCAACGAGTCCCAGATGCGGCTGTTCGCCCACGACGTCACCGGCCACGTCTTCGACGCCGGGCACGATCTCGCCGAGGAAGTACCCGACGAGATGGCGGACGTCGTCCTGCCCTTCCTGGCCGCGCACGGGTAG
- a CDS encoding ABC transporter permease, giving the protein MLFGYLRLELRRTVRDGGFLITSLAAPVVMYLLFSHMGSGHPTHAEQVRTLAGMAGFGALGAVMTTSGGIAEDKKAGWLRQLRLTPLPAATVVVGRGVSAMFLALPPVLAVGSLAGVVNGVSLSAGEWAGLLGVLWLGIVPVAMLALGCGYLIEGAKAHSVGLASYLLLAVVGGLLIDTRDLPHWLSRVSGATPVNRYKEIASDLALGHTPTLTALAVLLAWSAGLTAFAVLGYRRGGATA; this is encoded by the coding sequence ATGCTGTTCGGCTATCTGCGCCTGGAACTGCGCCGTACGGTGCGCGACGGCGGTTTCCTGATCACGTCCCTCGCCGCTCCGGTGGTGATGTACCTGCTCTTCAGCCACATGGGCAGCGGTCACCCCACGCACGCGGAGCAGGTGCGCACCCTGGCCGGGATGGCGGGGTTCGGTGCCCTCGGCGCGGTGATGACCACGTCCGGCGGCATCGCCGAGGACAAGAAGGCGGGCTGGCTGCGGCAGTTGCGGCTGACCCCGCTGCCCGCCGCCACGGTGGTCGTCGGGCGCGGGGTGAGCGCGATGTTCCTGGCGCTGCCCCCGGTGCTCGCGGTCGGATCGCTGGCGGGGGTCGTCAACGGCGTCTCCCTGAGCGCCGGGGAATGGGCGGGGCTGCTCGGTGTGCTGTGGCTGGGCATCGTGCCCGTCGCCATGCTGGCCTTGGGCTGCGGCTACCTGATCGAGGGCGCCAAGGCGCACTCCGTCGGACTGGCCTCCTATCTGCTGCTCGCCGTGGTCGGCGGCCTGCTGATCGACACCCGGGACCTGCCGCACTGGCTGTCCCGCGTCTCGGGCGCGACCCCCGTCAACCGCTACAAGGAGATCGCCTCCGACCTCGCCCTCGGCCACACCCCGACCCTGACGGCCCTGGCCGTCCTGCTCGCGTGGAGCGCCGGCCTCACGGCCTTCGCCGTCCTCGGCTACCGCAGGGGCGGCGCGACGGCCTGA
- a CDS encoding ABC transporter ATP-binding protein: protein MTPSVLPPRTPRRAGTAVDFAAVNKSYGDVRAVRGLDLAVDRGETVALLGPNGAGKSTTIALLLGLLAPDDGHIGLLGRTPQEAVRAGLVGAMPQEGGLIPRVTVRELLTFVRGTYPSPMPLGEVLDVARLTGLADRRVDKLSGGQAQRVRFALALCGDPELIVLDEPTAALDVTARRELWQAMAAYAARGNTLLFSTHYLEEADEYARRIVVISRGAVVADGSGAELKRWAGGRRVSVDLDGREPGAFARVPGVTGVEVRGARVHLATDDADLTVTALAQGGALRHVEVTGGGLDEAFTALTGAGTRSDRTDRTDRSETGDTHTGSAL from the coding sequence ATGACCCCATCAGTTCTCCCTCCCCGGACCCCGCGGCGGGCCGGGACCGCCGTCGACTTCGCTGCCGTGAACAAGAGTTACGGCGACGTCCGCGCCGTCCGGGGCCTCGATCTGGCCGTCGACCGCGGTGAGACGGTCGCCCTGCTCGGCCCCAACGGCGCCGGGAAGTCCACCACCATCGCCCTGCTGCTCGGACTGCTGGCCCCCGACGACGGGCACATCGGCCTGCTGGGCCGCACACCGCAAGAGGCGGTGCGCGCCGGGCTGGTGGGCGCGATGCCGCAGGAAGGCGGGCTGATCCCGCGCGTCACCGTCAGGGAGCTCCTCACGTTCGTCCGCGGCACCTACCCGTCTCCGATGCCGCTCGGCGAGGTCCTGGACGTCGCCCGGCTCACCGGGCTGGCCGACCGCCGCGTCGACAAGCTCTCCGGCGGACAGGCCCAACGGGTGCGCTTCGCCCTGGCGTTGTGCGGCGACCCCGAGCTGATCGTGCTGGACGAGCCGACCGCCGCCCTGGACGTCACCGCGCGCCGGGAACTGTGGCAGGCCATGGCCGCGTACGCCGCCCGCGGCAACACCCTCCTTTTCTCCACCCACTACCTGGAGGAGGCCGACGAGTACGCCCGGCGGATCGTCGTCATCTCCCGGGGCGCCGTCGTGGCCGACGGCAGCGGCGCCGAGCTGAAGCGGTGGGCCGGCGGCCGGCGGGTCAGCGTCGATCTCGACGGCCGGGAGCCGGGCGCCTTCGCGCGGGTGCCCGGCGTCACCGGCGTGGAGGTGCGCGGCGCGCGCGTCCACCTCGCCACCGACGACGCCGACCTGACCGTCACGGCCCTGGCCCAGGGCGGCGCCCTGCGCCACGTCGAGGTCACCGGCGGCGGCCTCGACGAGGCGTTCACCGCTCTGACCGGTGCCGGCACCCGTTCCGACCGTACCGACCGTACCGACCGTTCCGAGACCGGTGACACCCACACGGGGAGCGCTCTGTGA
- a CDS encoding LysR family transcriptional regulator — translation MERPELPLPQLHAFVVLAEELHFGHAAARLGIAQPPLSQQIRRLEDKVGHALFTRAPGRVTLTPAGSELLPAARRALTDLVDGLAAARAVGSGRAGRLRIGFAASLALTVLPGLLRTFRHRFPDVHLDIHEMTTAPQIAALRDESIDIGLLREPPADETGLGFRTVLSEAFVAVLPSSHPLARQRVLDLGLLADSPFVLLPRAVGPGLHDQIVGLCTAAGFTPRVVQRAVEWQTVCALVETGLGVSLAPASIRRIRLKGVAFRGIEPGTARTRVAVAWREDDRDPLVARLLETISQGP, via the coding sequence ATGGAGCGCCCCGAACTTCCCCTGCCGCAGTTGCACGCCTTCGTCGTGCTCGCGGAGGAACTTCACTTCGGCCACGCGGCCGCCCGCCTGGGTATCGCCCAGCCGCCGCTGAGCCAGCAGATCCGCCGGCTGGAGGACAAGGTCGGCCACGCGCTGTTCACCCGCGCCCCCGGGCGCGTCACCCTGACCCCGGCCGGGAGTGAGCTGCTGCCCGCCGCCCGGCGGGCCCTGACGGACCTCGTGGACGGCCTGGCCGCGGCCCGGGCCGTGGGCAGTGGCCGGGCCGGCCGCCTGCGGATCGGCTTCGCCGCCTCCCTCGCGCTGACGGTCCTGCCCGGCCTGCTGCGCACCTTCCGCCACCGGTTTCCCGACGTGCACTTGGACATCCACGAGATGACCACCGCTCCCCAGATCGCCGCCCTGCGTGACGAGTCCATCGACATCGGCCTCCTGCGAGAACCCCCCGCCGACGAGACCGGGCTCGGCTTCAGGACGGTACTCAGCGAGGCTTTCGTGGCCGTGCTGCCGTCCAGCCACCCGCTGGCCCGGCAACGGGTCTTGGATCTCGGACTGTTGGCGGACTCACCCTTCGTGCTGCTGCCCCGCGCGGTCGGCCCGGGGCTGCACGACCAGATCGTCGGCCTGTGCACCGCCGCGGGGTTCACGCCGCGGGTCGTCCAGCGCGCGGTGGAGTGGCAAACCGTGTGCGCCCTCGTGGAAACCGGCCTGGGCGTCTCCCTGGCCCCGGCGAGCATCCGGCGCATCCGCCTCAAAGGTGTCGCCTTCCGCGGGATCGAACCCGGCACCGCCCGCACACGAGTGGCCGTCGCCTGGCGCGAGGACGACCGCGATCCCCTGGTCGCACGCCTGCTGGAGACCATCAGCCAGGGCCCGTAG
- a CDS encoding AraC family transcriptional regulator: MPRIHRKPDLDHPAPDKRGLLAHGDGVAPHSHAEGQLLYPATGVLATTTERGTWVTPPNRVTWTPPGFEHHHRAYGRTDVRVVEISGALCAALPDRPMVFTTSPLLREALLVLTGDRELRPDARARLREVVVDELVDVPDEGLYLPEPSDDRLRAVTDLLHADPATPATLAELGRTVGASERTLSRLFATELGMSFQRWRSLLRVQHALVGLAEGDAVIDTATRLGWANPTSFIEAFTAIVGQTPGRYRTELRRAER, encoded by the coding sequence GTGCCTCGCATCCACCGGAAGCCCGACCTCGACCATCCGGCCCCGGACAAGCGCGGGCTGCTCGCCCACGGAGACGGCGTGGCGCCCCACAGCCACGCCGAAGGGCAGTTGCTGTACCCGGCGACGGGGGTCCTCGCCACCACGACGGAACGCGGCACCTGGGTCACCCCGCCCAACCGCGTCACCTGGACACCCCCGGGCTTCGAGCACCACCACCGCGCGTACGGGCGGACGGACGTCCGGGTGGTGGAGATCTCCGGCGCGCTGTGCGCCGCGCTGCCGGACCGGCCCATGGTCTTCACCACGTCACCGCTGCTGCGTGAGGCCCTGCTGGTCCTCACCGGTGACCGCGAACTGCGGCCGGACGCGCGGGCGCGGCTCCGGGAGGTGGTCGTCGACGAGCTCGTCGACGTACCGGATGAAGGCCTGTACCTTCCGGAGCCGTCCGACGACCGCCTCCGCGCGGTCACGGACCTCCTCCACGCCGATCCCGCGACGCCCGCGACGCTGGCGGAGCTGGGACGGACGGTCGGGGCGAGCGAACGGACCCTGAGCCGCCTGTTCGCGACCGAGTTGGGGATGAGCTTCCAACGGTGGCGGAGCCTGCTGCGGGTGCAGCACGCGCTGGTCGGGCTGGCCGAAGGGGACGCGGTCATCGACACGGCCACCCGGCTGGGCTGGGCCAACCCCACCAGTTTCATAGAGGCGTTCACCGCGATCGTCGGCCAGACGCCCGGGCGGTACCGGACGGAACTCCGCCGCGCCGAGCGGTGA
- a CDS encoding alpha/beta hydrolase family protein, whose translation MDTTPTTRRTGPTRRRMLGAALALGVGAVAPLGLAHTAPAAPASAGTVPSGGTGSPARLTLPAPTGPFPVGMVPLHLRDESRLDPNARPGRFRELMATVWYPARAADADAYPLAPWLTEGALKAFLDAVGFPLPPALAPLTAGHRSAPVHRTGRPLPVVLYSHGAGSHRADHTIVVQELASHGFAVVAVDHTHDGITEFPDGTVVTRDAPAPGLYPKDYAADLLFLLERVVDLANGRNPDADGRALPAGLLGGLDARNIGAFGWSKGGTATALAMVADRRLRAGLAMDGPMESNPALTTDIDRPFMMMTAAYTRAASPYVETFWRHLRGWRLDVQATGAVHASYGDDMTLVPQAGRLLGMTEQQIQAKVGTLDPDRGVLIQQTYPRAFFDRHLSDRHRGHLLDGPARAFPEVVYHP comes from the coding sequence ATGGACACCACGCCGACCACACGCCGTACCGGGCCGACCCGCCGCCGCATGCTCGGCGCCGCCCTCGCCCTGGGCGTGGGCGCCGTGGCACCGCTGGGCCTTGCCCACACCGCCCCGGCCGCTCCCGCCTCCGCCGGCACCGTTCCCTCCGGCGGCACCGGTTCCCCAGCGCGGCTCACCCTGCCCGCTCCCACCGGCCCCTTCCCGGTGGGCATGGTGCCGCTGCACCTGCGCGACGAGTCCAGGCTCGACCCGAACGCCAGACCTGGACGGTTCCGCGAGCTGATGGCCACCGTCTGGTACCCGGCCCGGGCCGCGGACGCCGACGCATACCCGCTCGCCCCCTGGTTGACCGAGGGCGCCCTGAAAGCCTTCCTCGACGCCGTCGGCTTTCCGCTCCCTCCCGCGCTCGCCCCGCTCACCGCCGGCCACCGGAGCGCGCCCGTCCACCGGACCGGCCGGCCGCTGCCCGTCGTCCTGTACTCACACGGCGCGGGCAGCCACCGCGCCGACCACACCATCGTGGTCCAGGAGTTGGCCAGCCACGGCTTCGCCGTCGTCGCCGTCGACCACACCCACGACGGCATCACCGAGTTCCCGGACGGGACCGTCGTCACCCGGGACGCCCCCGCCCCGGGGCTGTACCCCAAGGACTACGCCGCCGACCTGCTCTTCCTGCTCGAACGCGTCGTCGACCTCGCCAACGGACGCAACCCCGACGCCGACGGCCGCGCCCTGCCCGCCGGCCTGCTCGGCGGTCTGGACGCGCGGAACATCGGTGCCTTCGGCTGGTCCAAGGGCGGAACCGCCACCGCCCTCGCCATGGTCGCCGACCGGCGCCTCCGCGCCGGCCTCGCCATGGACGGCCCGATGGAGTCGAACCCCGCCCTCACCACCGACATCGACCGGCCGTTCATGATGATGACCGCCGCCTATACCCGGGCCGCCAGTCCGTACGTCGAGACCTTCTGGCGCCACCTGCGCGGGTGGCGCCTCGACGTCCAGGCCACCGGCGCCGTACACGCCTCGTACGGCGACGACATGACGCTGGTCCCCCAGGCGGGCAGGCTGCTGGGCATGACCGAGCAGCAGATACAGGCCAAGGTCGGCACCCTCGACCCCGACCGCGGCGTCCTCATCCAACAGACCTATCCGCGCGCCTTCTTCGACCGCCACCTGAGCGACCGGCACCGCGGCCACCTGCTCGACGGACCGGCGAGGGCCTTCCCGGAGGTCGTGTACCACCCGTAG
- a CDS encoding TetR/AcrR family transcriptional regulator — translation MARTREFDTEAVVSRAMELFWTRGYEATSVRDLVRHLGIGQGSLYAAFGDKDGLYRAALEHYRSTFAAAALSGLQEGADARSAIRALLIERIRIAVGHGGRGCLLVNAVVERLPEDRPTGRVVRDVLDANQAALADLLRDAAERGEISPRHDAQTLAAFLVTFLNGLLVSSKITPDARALEPLVEIALTTLD, via the coding sequence ATGGCGAGAACCCGGGAGTTCGACACCGAGGCGGTGGTGAGCCGCGCGATGGAGCTGTTCTGGACGCGCGGGTACGAGGCGACCTCGGTGCGCGACCTCGTCCGGCACCTCGGGATCGGGCAGGGGTCCCTGTACGCGGCGTTCGGCGACAAGGACGGCCTCTACCGGGCCGCACTGGAGCACTACCGCAGCACCTTCGCGGCGGCGGCCCTGAGCGGTCTCCAGGAGGGCGCGGACGCCCGCTCGGCGATCCGCGCGCTGCTGATCGAGCGGATCCGGATCGCGGTCGGACACGGCGGGCGGGGCTGCCTGCTGGTCAACGCCGTCGTCGAGCGGCTGCCGGAGGACCGGCCGACCGGGCGCGTCGTGCGGGACGTGCTCGACGCCAACCAGGCCGCGCTCGCCGACCTGCTGCGCGACGCCGCGGAGCGCGGCGAGATCTCGCCGCGGCACGACGCCCAGACCCTGGCCGCCTTCCTCGTCACGTTCCTCAACGGGCTTCTCGTCTCCTCGAAGATCACGCCGGACGCCCGCGCCCTGGAACCCCTCGTGGAGATCGCGCTGACCACGCTCGACTGA
- a CDS encoding RidA family protein, with protein sequence MTERRATLSGSTFEEQIGYARAVVDGDWVHVSGTTGFDYATMTISDDVVEQAEQCLRNIQAALAEAECTFADVVRVRYLLPDREDFEPCWPVLRRCFGDVRPAATMLVCGLADPRMRIEIEVYARRRVPPRAAP encoded by the coding sequence ATGACAGAGCGACGCGCGACCCTCAGCGGCTCCACTTTCGAGGAACAGATCGGCTATGCCCGTGCCGTGGTCGACGGCGACTGGGTGCACGTGTCCGGGACGACCGGGTTCGACTACGCCACCATGACGATCTCCGACGACGTGGTGGAGCAGGCCGAGCAGTGCCTGCGCAACATCCAGGCCGCGCTGGCCGAGGCGGAGTGCACCTTCGCCGACGTGGTGCGCGTGCGCTACCTGCTGCCCGACCGCGAGGACTTCGAACCCTGCTGGCCGGTTCTGCGCCGCTGCTTCGGCGACGTGCGGCCGGCCGCCACGATGCTCGTGTGCGGTCTCGCCGACCCGCGGATGAGGATCGAAATAGAGGTGTACGCGCGGCGGCGCGTCCCGCCCCGCGCGGCGCCGTGA
- a CDS encoding helix-turn-helix domain-containing protein has product MPPPKQLDPFRSLPALYGSKLRRLRRRAGWTQRQLGGRVPIAHSRIAQFELGKEVPSKKVSDRLDELLGADGDLIELREYIERAPVPDWFRKYLEYEAKAIAMHKYLAHSIPGLLQTEAYARELMGRGQPWLSKGELDAKVAARLGRQKILRRADPPLLWVVLDEAVVRRPVGGPAVMRDQLLHVLDAAKAPSVEVQILPFSAGCHSAMGGSLTLLSFRNAPRMAYLEGGLQGQLVRDGMTVARHSHRYDLVRAAALPIGPSIAMIERIVEEYDACTS; this is encoded by the coding sequence GTGCCCCCACCGAAGCAGCTTGACCCCTTTAGGTCCCTGCCCGCCCTGTACGGCTCAAAGTTGAGAAGACTTCGCCGGAGAGCCGGGTGGACCCAGAGGCAGCTGGGGGGCAGAGTCCCCATCGCCCATAGCCGCATTGCCCAGTTCGAGCTCGGCAAGGAGGTCCCGAGCAAGAAGGTCTCGGACCGACTGGATGAGCTGCTGGGGGCCGACGGCGACCTGATCGAGCTCAGGGAGTACATCGAGAGAGCACCCGTCCCCGACTGGTTCCGGAAGTATCTGGAGTACGAGGCGAAGGCCATCGCCATGCACAAGTACCTGGCGCACAGCATCCCCGGACTCTTGCAGACCGAGGCGTACGCCAGGGAGTTGATGGGACGAGGACAGCCCTGGCTGTCCAAGGGCGAGCTCGACGCGAAGGTCGCGGCGCGGCTGGGCCGCCAGAAAATTCTCCGCCGGGCGGACCCGCCTCTGCTGTGGGTGGTGTTGGACGAGGCGGTTGTTCGGCGTCCTGTCGGTGGCCCCGCCGTCATGCGTGACCAACTACTCCATGTCCTGGACGCAGCGAAGGCGCCCAGTGTCGAAGTGCAGATTCTGCCCTTCTCGGCGGGTTGCCACTCGGCCATGGGCGGATCGTTGACCTTGCTGTCTTTCAGGAACGCTCCCCGCATGGCTTACCTCGAAGGCGGCTTGCAAGGCCAGCTCGTGAGAGATGGGATGACGGTGGCGCGGCATTCCCACCGCTACGACCTGGTCCGTGCCGCGGCGCTGCCCATCGGTCCGTCGATCGCCATGATCGAGCGAATTGTGGAGGAGTACGACGCATGCACGAGCTGA
- a CDS encoding serine hydrolase domain-containing protein, whose protein sequence is MRERNEQRVRPRPPGRRGVVTAALAVAMGILGAGESVPPASAASSATRHDVVQQGLDGLVRTDGMPAALASVTDGEGRTRTYTAGVGDLATGAEVPRDGQIRIGSNTKAFTAVVVMQLVAEGKVRLGEHIDTYLPGLVHGDGIDGGGITVRQLLQHRSGLPNYANYLSDEIRRYEPRELLGLALRHKADFKPGKGWKYSNTNYLVAGLLVEKVTGRPLAAEIERRVIRRAGLRHTYFPAPGELRIRGPHPKGYDRASEGAPFVDATEWDPSWAWAAGQLVSTNSDLNRFYSALLRGRLVPEPQLRQMRGTVPAGDPFAEGAGYGLGLVSTPLSCGGVYWGHGGSMTGYETRGGVTEDGRAVNVAVTTQPGRAVRKHMEGLVDKALCSARP, encoded by the coding sequence ATGCGCGAGCGGAATGAACAGCGGGTCCGTCCCCGTCCCCCCGGGCGGCGCGGAGTGGTGACGGCGGCGCTCGCGGTGGCCATGGGCATACTCGGGGCGGGGGAGTCGGTGCCACCCGCCTCGGCGGCGTCCTCCGCCACCCGGCACGACGTCGTACAGCAGGGTCTCGACGGGCTCGTGCGCACGGACGGCATGCCCGCCGCCCTGGCCAGTGTCACGGACGGCGAGGGGCGCACCCGTACGTACACCGCGGGCGTCGGCGACCTGGCCACAGGCGCCGAGGTGCCGCGCGACGGGCAGATCCGCATCGGCAGCAACACCAAGGCGTTCACGGCCGTGGTCGTGATGCAGCTCGTCGCGGAGGGGAAGGTGCGGCTCGGTGAGCACATCGACACGTACCTGCCGGGTCTCGTCCACGGTGACGGGATCGACGGCGGCGGCATCACCGTCCGGCAGCTCCTCCAGCACAGAAGCGGACTGCCGAACTACGCAAACTACCTGAGCGACGAGATCCGTCGCTACGAGCCGCGCGAACTCCTCGGCCTCGCCCTCCGGCACAAGGCCGACTTCAAACCCGGCAAGGGCTGGAAGTACAGCAACACCAACTACCTGGTCGCCGGGCTCCTGGTGGAGAAGGTCACCGGACGCCCCCTCGCCGCGGAGATCGAGCGGCGCGTCATCCGGCGCGCCGGACTGCGCCACACGTACTTCCCCGCCCCCGGCGAGCTGCGCATCCGCGGGCCCCACCCCAAGGGCTACGACCGGGCGTCCGAGGGCGCGCCGTTCGTCGACGCCACCGAGTGGGATCCCTCCTGGGCGTGGGCGGCCGGGCAGCTGGTGTCCACCAACTCCGATCTCAACCGCTTCTACTCCGCGCTCCTGCGCGGCCGACTCGTGCCGGAACCGCAGCTCCGGCAGATGCGCGGGACGGTCCCCGCCGGCGACCCCTTCGCCGAAGGCGCCGGCTACGGCCTGGGCCTGGTCAGCACTCCGCTCTCCTGCGGCGGCGTCTACTGGGGGCACGGCGGCAGCATGACGGGGTATGAGACGCGGGGCGGCGTCACCGAGGACGGGCGGGCCGTCAACGTCGCCGTCACCACGCAGCCGGGGAGGGCGGTGCGGAAGCACATGGAGGGGCTCGTGGACAAGGCGCTCTGCTCGGCCCGGCCGTGA
- a CDS encoding 4-hydroxybenzoate 3-monooxygenase, producing MTTDTDTETTTVVIVGAGVAGLTLGNLLLRKGIDCVILEKRDRAYVEQRQRAGALDTRASRMFREWGLADRVIGGVPLQPVLNFRIDGETRPLALVRDDGDGGGRFCPQQVLVRNLIDVFIEDGGDLRFGAADVSFENIADGPSPLVRYRDGTGSAKAIRCDFVAGCDGDRGVSRTAVPDGTLTRHAHAYGYAWLTVLAEVPARHQTMMALHPRGFAGQFGRGPHASRFYLQCPPDSTLPEWPEERIWDELETRFGEPMAARGPISSAQLVPLRGVVHEPMSHGRLYLLGDAAHIVPPMSAKGMNLALYDAEVFANAVVRHQTEDGDTSLLDAYSPTCLRNVWNYQAFAAWWTDLVHNAGDASYQGEFRHRIARAEFARLYESGTANRLLSEFMAGLN from the coding sequence ATGACCACCGACACAGACACCGAGACGACCACCGTGGTGATCGTGGGAGCGGGCGTCGCCGGCCTCACCCTCGGAAACCTCCTGCTGCGCAAGGGAATCGACTGCGTCATCCTGGAGAAGCGCGACCGCGCGTACGTCGAGCAGCGGCAGCGCGCCGGAGCCCTCGACACCAGGGCGTCCCGCATGTTCCGGGAGTGGGGGCTCGCGGACCGGGTGATCGGCGGGGTACCCCTGCAACCCGTGCTGAACTTCCGGATCGACGGCGAGACGCGCCCGCTCGCCCTCGTACGGGACGACGGCGACGGCGGCGGGCGCTTCTGCCCGCAGCAGGTCCTCGTCCGGAACCTCATCGACGTCTTCATCGAGGACGGCGGAGACCTCCGCTTCGGCGCCGCCGACGTCTCGTTCGAGAACATCGCCGACGGTCCGTCCCCGCTCGTCCGCTACCGGGACGGCACCGGTTCGGCGAAGGCGATCCGCTGCGATTTCGTCGCCGGGTGTGACGGTGACCGCGGCGTGAGCAGGACGGCCGTCCCCGACGGGACCCTCACCCGCCATGCCCACGCGTACGGCTACGCGTGGCTGACCGTCCTCGCGGAGGTCCCCGCCCGGCACCAGACCATGATGGCGCTACACCCGCGCGGTTTCGCCGGGCAGTTCGGCCGCGGCCCGCACGCGAGCCGGTTCTACCTGCAGTGCCCGCCCGACAGCACGCTGCCGGAGTGGCCGGAGGAGCGGATCTGGGACGAGCTCGAAACCCGCTTCGGCGAGCCCATGGCCGCCCGGGGCCCGATCAGCAGTGCCCAACTGGTGCCGCTGCGCGGCGTCGTGCACGAGCCGATGAGCCACGGCCGGCTGTACCTGCTCGGCGACGCCGCCCACATCGTCCCTCCCATGAGCGCGAAGGGAATGAACCTGGCCCTGTACGACGCCGAGGTCTTCGCGAACGCCGTCGTCCGCCATCAGACCGAGGACGGCGACACGTCCCTGCTCGACGCCTACTCCCCGACGTGCCTCCGCAACGTGTGGAACTACCAGGCGTTCGCGGCCTGGTGGACCGACCTCGTCCACAACGCGGGCGACGCCTCGTACCAGGGCGAGTTCCGCCACCGGATCGCCCGCGCGGAGTTCGCCCGGCTCTACGAGTCCGGTACGGCGAACCGCCTGCTGAGCGAGTTCATGGCCGGGCTGAACTAG
- a CDS encoding DUF397 domain-containing protein — MHELIHAEWCKSSYSDGEGDCIEASDDIPGLVSIRDSKYPYSSRLHFPTTTWRAFTQALRSEALPRPGAEAPLTPVRG, encoded by the coding sequence ATGCACGAGCTGATCCATGCGGAGTGGTGCAAAAGCAGTTACAGCGACGGTGAAGGTGATTGCATCGAAGCGTCGGACGACATACCTGGCCTTGTCTCGATAAGAGACAGCAAGTACCCGTACTCCTCCCGCCTCCATTTCCCCACCACCACCTGGCGCGCCTTCACCCAGGCGCTCCGCTCCGAAGCGCTGCCGCGCCCCGGAGCGGAGGCGCCCCTCACGCCCGTACGTGGATGA